In Fluviicola taffensis DSM 16823, the following are encoded in one genomic region:
- a CDS encoding DUF1501 domain-containing protein has protein sequence MDRRDFVRISSLVGTGVLLKLNGIALHAAQPEGLLEYMAKSSLNDKILILIQLHGGNDGLNMVIPINQYGNYYNLRPNIAIPQSGTRHYITLDPNLPTNRQVGLHPDMVGSKAMYDAGNMAIIQNVSYENMNGSHFRSRDVWYMGGNYDDYFNSGWMGRYFEHYHPNYPTGYPSAAVPDPLALEMGTGVSLAFHRNQGIPAGLSIQNPDAFYNLINSVGAEEPTNFPPTHAGDEIEYIMQIERQSNNYAERLRDVYDAGSNSGTVYPDLYPFIAPSGALNNPLAPQLKIVSRLISGGIGTKIFLCRIGGFDTHANQVINNNTTMGSHAALMYHISAAVKAFYDDLANLGLADRVLTMTFSEFGRRAASNASYGTDHGNAAPMLIYGTCLNPGVYGDNPDLQNLQNGNIPLQHDYRQVFTSVVKDWFGAPDAAIQHVKFENFVNNRVDYIRCKELSTTELFKENLWLKCYPNPTNSSINISYLLQKETKVHIEIKDISGRTIGNITDAPTVPGEHVLDFNLTRYANGTYFVTLIANDSVVLTEKVILTK, from the coding sequence ATGGATAGAAGAGACTTTGTACGCATTTCATCTTTAGTAGGAACTGGAGTGCTTTTAAAACTAAATGGTATTGCATTGCATGCAGCACAACCAGAAGGGCTTTTAGAATACATGGCAAAATCAAGCTTGAATGATAAAATCCTAATATTGATTCAATTGCATGGTGGAAACGATGGATTAAACATGGTTATTCCGATTAATCAATACGGAAATTACTACAATTTGCGTCCAAATATTGCCATTCCTCAAAGTGGAACTCGCCATTACATTACACTAGACCCAAATTTACCAACCAATAGACAAGTTGGACTTCATCCAGACATGGTTGGTTCAAAAGCCATGTACGATGCTGGGAACATGGCAATTATTCAGAATGTTTCGTACGAAAACATGAATGGTTCCCATTTCCGCAGTCGGGACGTTTGGTACATGGGGGGAAATTACGATGATTACTTCAATTCTGGTTGGATGGGACGTTATTTTGAGCATTATCATCCAAACTACCCAACAGGCTATCCAAGCGCAGCAGTTCCTGATCCATTGGCATTGGAGATGGGAACAGGTGTATCTCTTGCATTTCATAGAAATCAAGGGATTCCTGCAGGACTTTCGATTCAAAATCCAGATGCTTTTTACAACTTAATCAACAGTGTTGGTGCGGAAGAACCTACAAACTTCCCTCCTACACATGCAGGTGACGAGATCGAATACATCATGCAAATTGAACGACAGTCGAATAATTATGCTGAGCGATTGAGAGATGTTTATGACGCTGGATCCAATTCAGGCACAGTTTACCCAGATTTATATCCGTTCATAGCACCAAGCGGAGCTTTAAACAATCCATTAGCACCACAATTGAAAATTGTTTCCAGATTAATCAGCGGAGGAATTGGAACAAAGATTTTCTTGTGTCGAATTGGCGGATTTGATACGCATGCCAATCAGGTTATCAACAACAATACTACGATGGGTTCACACGCAGCATTGATGTATCATATTTCAGCTGCTGTAAAAGCATTTTACGATGATTTGGCGAACTTAGGATTGGCCGATCGCGTTTTAACAATGACCTTCTCTGAATTTGGTAGACGTGCAGCTTCAAATGCCAGTTATGGAACCGATCATGGAAATGCGGCTCCAATGTTAATTTACGGAACATGTCTGAATCCAGGTGTTTATGGAGATAATCCAGATTTACAAAACCTGCAAAATGGAAATATTCCGCTGCAACATGACTACCGTCAAGTGTTCACTTCTGTAGTGAAGGACTGGTTTGGCGCACCCGATGCGGCAATTCAACACGTGAAATTTGAGAATTTCGTCAATAATCGAGTGGATTATATTCGATGTAAAGAACTCAGTACAACAGAGCTTTTTAAAGAGAATTTATGGCTGAAATGCTATCCAAATCCAACCAATTCAAGTATCAACATATCTTATTTGTTGCAAAAAGAAACCAAAGTACATATTGAGATTAAAGATATTTCTGGACGAACAATTGGAAACATAACAGATGCTCCAACTGTTCCTGGAGAACACGTTCTGGATTTCAATTTAACACGCTATGCAAATGGAACATATTTCGTAACCCTCATTGCAAATGATAGTGTTGTGCTTACTGAAAAAGTAATCCTTACCAAATGA